The following proteins are encoded in a genomic region of Mycobacterium sp. 155:
- the murG gene encoding undecaprenyldiphospho-muramoylpentapeptide beta-N-acetylglucosaminyltransferase: MSGRDERAISVVLAGGGTAGHVEPAMAVADALRALDPDVRITALGTARGLETRLVPERGYDLELITPVPLPRKPSGDLVRLPLRVRTAIRQTRAVLSGVDADVVVGFGGYVALPAYLAARRGVLTRRRQVPVVIHEANASAGLANRVGARSASRVLSAVPDPGLRRVEVVGMPVREAITSLDRAALRQAARAHFGFAEDAKVLLVFGGSQGAQSINRAVSAAADQLGAAGISVLHAHGPKNTLDLPEPLGAERPPYKAVPYLDRMDLAYAAADLAICRSGAMTVAEVTAVGLPAVYVPLPIGNGEQRLNAQPVVAAGGGMLVDDAELSPRYVAGTVVGLLTDDARLTAMTAAASLSGHRDAARRVAQVVFDVALDGRKKLQ, encoded by the coding sequence ATGTCGGGGCGCGACGAGCGGGCCATCTCCGTCGTTCTGGCCGGCGGTGGCACCGCCGGCCACGTCGAGCCGGCGATGGCGGTGGCCGACGCGTTGCGCGCTCTCGATCCTGATGTCCGGATCACGGCACTGGGCACCGCGCGTGGTCTGGAAACCCGGTTGGTGCCCGAGCGCGGCTATGACCTCGAGCTGATCACGCCCGTGCCGTTGCCGCGCAAGCCGTCGGGAGATCTGGTCCGGCTGCCGCTGCGGGTTCGCACGGCCATCCGCCAGACCCGCGCGGTGCTGTCCGGCGTCGACGCCGACGTTGTGGTGGGGTTCGGCGGGTACGTCGCGTTGCCCGCCTATCTGGCGGCGCGCCGCGGCGTGCTGACCCGCCGCCGGCAGGTGCCGGTGGTAATCCACGAGGCCAACGCGAGCGCCGGGCTGGCCAACCGGGTAGGCGCCCGTTCGGCGAGTCGGGTGCTCTCCGCGGTGCCCGATCCCGGATTGCGCCGCGTCGAAGTGGTCGGGATGCCGGTGCGGGAAGCGATCACATCGCTGGACCGCGCGGCCCTGCGGCAGGCTGCGCGAGCGCATTTCGGCTTCGCCGAGGACGCCAAGGTGCTGCTGGTGTTCGGTGGTTCCCAGGGCGCCCAGTCGATCAACCGGGCGGTTTCGGCCGCGGCCGACCAGTTAGGTGCGGCGGGTATCTCGGTGCTGCACGCCCACGGTCCCAAGAACACCCTGGATTTGCCGGAACCCCTTGGTGCAGAACGGCCCCCGTACAAGGCGGTGCCGTATCTGGACCGCATGGACCTGGCCTACGCGGCGGCGGACCTGGCCATCTGCCGCTCGGGCGCGATGACAGTGGCGGAGGTGACGGCCGTCGGCCTGCCGGCGGTATACGTCCCGCTGCCGATCGGCAACGGAGAACAGCGGCTCAACGCTCAGCCGGTGGTGGCAGCGGGTGGCGGGATGCTTGTCGACGATGCCGAACTGAGCCCGCGATACGTGGCCGGCACGGTCGTCGGGTTGCTGACCGACGACGCCCGGCTCACCGCGATGACGGCGGCGGCCTCGCTGTCGGGGCATCGTGATGCCGCGCGGCGGGTGGCCCAAGTCGTCTTCGACGTGGCATTGGACGGACGAAAGAAGCTGCAGTGA
- the murC gene encoding UDP-N-acetylmuramate--L-alanine ligase — MVGIGGAGMSGVARILLDRGAMVSGSDAKESRGVVALRARGAEIRIGHDASSLDLLPGGPTAVVTTHAAIPKTNPELVEARRRGIPVILRPVVLAKLMAGYTTLMVTGTHGKTTTTSMLIVALQHSGFDPSFAVGGELGEAGTNAHHGSGRCFVAEADESDGSLLEYAPDVAVVTNIEADHLDFFGSEDAYVAVFDAFVERIAPGGALVVCTDDPGAAALADRTDALGIRVLRYGSSPGDDLAGTLLSWDQQGTGAVAHIQLAGEPHPRAIRLAVPGRHMALNALAAVLAAVAVGAPTEAVLDGLAGFEGVRRRFELVGSTDGVRVFDDYAHHPTEVRATLAAARSVVTATGGRLIVVFQPHLYSRTETFALEFGSALDAADQVFVLDVYGAREQPIAGVSGATVAGHVSVPVTYVPDFSAVAAAVATAARPGDVVITMGAGDVTMLGSEILTELQIKSNRSAPRTRGGQGTP; from the coding sequence ATGGTCGGCATCGGCGGGGCCGGCATGTCCGGTGTGGCGCGAATCCTGCTGGATCGTGGTGCGATGGTGTCGGGTTCGGATGCCAAGGAGTCACGCGGCGTGGTGGCACTGCGGGCCCGCGGTGCCGAGATCCGGATCGGCCATGACGCATCCTCGCTGGATCTGCTGCCGGGCGGCCCCACCGCGGTGGTGACCACGCACGCGGCGATTCCCAAGACCAACCCCGAACTGGTGGAAGCGCGCCGCCGGGGAATCCCGGTGATCCTGCGTCCGGTGGTGCTGGCCAAGCTGATGGCCGGATACACCACGCTCATGGTGACGGGGACCCACGGCAAGACCACGACCACCTCGATGCTCATCGTGGCCTTGCAGCACAGCGGTTTCGACCCGTCGTTCGCCGTGGGCGGTGAGCTGGGCGAGGCTGGTACCAATGCGCATCACGGCAGCGGTCGCTGTTTCGTGGCCGAGGCCGACGAGAGCGACGGCTCGCTGCTGGAGTACGCGCCGGATGTGGCGGTGGTGACCAACATCGAGGCCGACCACCTGGATTTCTTCGGCAGTGAGGATGCCTACGTCGCGGTGTTCGACGCCTTTGTCGAACGGATCGCGCCGGGTGGCGCGCTAGTGGTGTGCACCGACGATCCCGGGGCGGCCGCATTGGCGGACCGCACAGATGCGTTGGGGATCCGGGTGCTGCGCTACGGCAGCAGTCCCGGTGACGATCTGGCCGGCACGCTGCTCAGTTGGGACCAACAGGGGACCGGCGCGGTGGCCCACATCCAGCTCGCCGGCGAGCCGCATCCGCGGGCGATCCGGCTCGCAGTGCCGGGCCGACACATGGCGCTCAATGCGCTGGCCGCGGTGCTGGCCGCGGTGGCCGTCGGTGCGCCCACAGAGGCGGTGCTGGACGGGCTGGCCGGTTTCGAGGGAGTGCGTAGGCGCTTCGAGCTGGTCGGCAGCACCGACGGCGTCCGGGTTTTCGACGACTACGCGCACCATCCCACCGAGGTGCGCGCCACGCTCGCGGCGGCCCGGTCGGTGGTGACGGCTACCGGCGGTCGGCTGATCGTCGTGTTCCAGCCCCATTTATATTCGCGCACAGAGACTTTCGCGCTCGAATTCGGTTCGGCCCTCGACGCTGCCGACCAGGTGTTCGTCCTTGACGTCTACGGCGCGCGGGAACAGCCGATAGCGGGCGTCAGCGGCGCCACCGTCGCCGGGCACGTCAGTGTCCCGGTGACCTACGTCCCGGATTTCTCGGCGGTGGCGGCCGCGGTCGCGACGGCGGCCCGCCCGGGTGACGTGGTGATCACCATGGGTGCCGGGGACGTCACCATGCTGGGCAGCGAGATCCTCACTGAGTTGCAGATCAAGTCGAACCGCAGTGCACCCCGCACGCGAGGAGGACAAGGAACGCCGTGA
- a CDS encoding cell division protein FtsQ/DivIB — MPPAAAGDDLPPAAAEDYEGPRRRARREREERRAARDRAIAIEQARREAKRRAVGSVGESAKAPSSGAIRGVKVLLWSALASVVAVSIGLLLYFTPIMSARNVVVAGLSTVSREEVLAAAAVPSGAPLLQVNTDAVAERVAAIRRVATARVQREYPSTLRITVVERVPVVVKDYPDGPHLFDRDGVDFATGPAPLSLPYLDTDNPGPSDLPTLAALKVMLALPPDVAGQVGRIAAPSVASITLTLTDGRIVVWGTNDRTDEKAMKLAALLTQPGHTYDVSSPDLPTVK, encoded by the coding sequence TTGCCGCCTGCGGCGGCTGGGGACGATTTGCCGCCTGCGGCGGCGGAAGACTACGAGGGTCCGCGCCGGCGGGCGCGTCGAGAGCGTGAGGAGCGCCGGGCGGCCCGCGATCGGGCGATAGCCATCGAACAGGCCCGCCGGGAGGCTAAACGCCGGGCGGTCGGCTCGGTCGGAGAATCGGCGAAAGCGCCTTCCTCTGGCGCGATTCGGGGCGTGAAGGTGCTGTTGTGGTCGGCGCTGGCGAGCGTGGTGGCGGTGTCGATCGGCCTGCTGCTGTACTTCACCCCGATCATGTCGGCCCGCAATGTGGTGGTGGCTGGGCTCTCCACCGTGAGCCGCGAGGAGGTGTTGGCGGCCGCTGCCGTCCCGTCGGGTGCCCCGCTGTTGCAGGTCAACACCGACGCGGTCGCCGAACGCGTGGCCGCGATCCGGCGTGTCGCGACGGCGAGGGTGCAGCGCGAGTATCCGTCCACGCTGCGCATCACGGTGGTCGAGCGAGTTCCGGTGGTGGTCAAGGACTATCCGGACGGCCCGCACCTGTTCGACCGCGACGGAGTCGATTTCGCGACCGGTCCGGCACCGTTGTCGCTGCCCTACCTCGATACGGACAATCCCGGGCCGAGCGATCTGCCGACGCTGGCCGCCCTCAAGGTGATGCTGGCGCTGCCGCCCGATGTGGCCGGACAGGTTGGCCGCATCGCCGCTCCGTCGGTGGCGTCGATCACGTTGACCCTGACCGACGGTCGGATCGTGGTGTGGGGCACGAACGATCGGACCGACGAAAAGGCGATGAAGTTGGCGGCCTTGTTGACCCAGCCCGGACACACCTACGACGTCTCGAGCCCGGATCTTCCGACGGTCAAGTAG
- the ftsZ gene encoding cell division protein FtsZ, which produces MTPPHNYLAVIKVVGIGGGGVNAVNRMIEQGLKGVEFIAINTDAQALLMSDADVKLDVGRDSTRGLGAGADPEVGRKAAEDAKDDIEELLRGADMVFVTAGEGGGTGTGGAPVVATIARKLGALTVGVVTRPFSFEGKRRSNQAEAGITALRESCDTLIVIPNDRLLQMGDAAVSLMDAFRSADEVLLNGVQGITDLITTPGLINVDFADVKGVMSGAGTALMGIGSARGDGRALKAAEIAINSPLLEASMEGAQGVLLSVAGGSDLGLFEINEAASLVQDSAHPEANIIFGTVIDDSLGDEVRVTVIAAGFDSAGPSRKPVVGPGQATTQPIATARAGKVTTSLFEPTDAVSVPVHTNGATVSIGGDGGIDDDDVDVPPFMRH; this is translated from the coding sequence ATGACCCCCCCGCATAACTACCTGGCAGTGATCAAGGTGGTTGGCATCGGCGGCGGCGGCGTCAACGCCGTCAACCGGATGATCGAACAGGGCCTCAAGGGCGTTGAGTTCATCGCGATCAACACCGACGCGCAGGCGCTGTTGATGAGCGATGCCGACGTCAAGCTCGATGTCGGCCGCGATTCCACCCGTGGGCTCGGCGCCGGAGCAGACCCCGAAGTGGGCCGTAAGGCAGCCGAGGACGCCAAGGACGATATCGAAGAATTGTTGCGCGGCGCCGACATGGTGTTCGTCACCGCAGGCGAGGGCGGCGGTACCGGCACCGGCGGCGCGCCCGTCGTGGCCACTATCGCGCGCAAGCTCGGCGCGTTGACCGTGGGCGTGGTGACACGGCCGTTCTCCTTCGAGGGCAAGCGCCGCAGCAACCAGGCCGAGGCGGGCATCACCGCACTGCGCGAAAGTTGCGACACCCTGATCGTGATCCCCAACGATCGGCTGCTGCAGATGGGCGACGCCGCAGTGTCGCTCATGGACGCGTTCCGCAGTGCCGACGAGGTGCTGCTCAACGGTGTCCAGGGCATCACCGACCTAATCACCACTCCCGGGCTGATCAACGTCGACTTCGCCGACGTCAAGGGTGTGATGAGTGGTGCCGGTACAGCGCTGATGGGTATCGGCTCTGCTCGCGGTGACGGCCGTGCGCTCAAGGCCGCTGAGATCGCCATCAACTCGCCGTTGCTGGAAGCCTCGATGGAGGGCGCGCAGGGTGTGCTGCTGTCCGTTGCGGGCGGTAGCGATCTCGGGCTGTTCGAGATCAACGAGGCCGCCTCGCTGGTGCAGGATTCGGCCCACCCGGAGGCCAACATCATCTTCGGCACGGTGATCGATGACTCGCTCGGCGACGAGGTCCGGGTCACGGTGATCGCGGCGGGCTTCGACTCCGCCGGTCCCAGCCGCAAGCCCGTGGTCGGCCCGGGCCAAGCCACGACGCAGCCGATCGCCACCGCGCGCGCAGGCAAGGTGACCACGTCGCTGTTCGAACCGACAGATGCGGTCAGCGTGCCCGTTCACACCAATGGTGCGACGGTCAGCATCGGCGGCGACGGCGGTATCGACGACGACGACGTCGACGTCCCGCCGTTCATGCGGCACTGA
- the pgeF gene encoding peptidoglycan editing factor PgeF: MSVRIRRVTTTRAGGVSAPPFDSFNLGDHVGDDPAAVTANRRRLAAAIGADAVVWMNQVHGDRVVTVTEPPASGAAVDNADALVTTTRGLALAVVTADCVPVLMADARAGVIGAAHAGRVGAQKGVVARTLEAMLAEGAHVQDVTVLLGPAVSGRNYEVPAKMADEVETALPGSRTTTRRGTPGLDLRAGIARQLKDLGVCAIDVDPRCTVDDRTLFSHRRDTPTGRLASLVWMESSRR; this comes from the coding sequence GTGAGTGTTCGCATACGTCGGGTGACCACCACTCGTGCCGGTGGTGTCTCGGCCCCGCCCTTCGACTCCTTCAATCTCGGCGACCATGTCGGCGATGATCCGGCCGCGGTGACGGCCAACCGTCGTCGATTGGCCGCCGCGATCGGCGCGGACGCCGTGGTCTGGATGAACCAGGTCCACGGTGATCGGGTGGTCACCGTGACCGAACCGCCCGCATCGGGTGCCGCAGTCGATAATGCCGACGCATTGGTGACCACCACGCGCGGTTTGGCATTGGCGGTGGTGACCGCGGATTGCGTTCCGGTATTGATGGCCGATGCCCGCGCGGGCGTCATCGGTGCGGCGCATGCCGGTCGGGTGGGCGCGCAAAAGGGCGTTGTGGCGCGCACGTTGGAGGCGATGCTGGCCGAAGGTGCACACGTTCAGGACGTCACTGTCCTGCTCGGCCCCGCGGTCAGCGGCCGCAATTACGAGGTACCCGCCAAGATGGCCGACGAGGTCGAGACGGCGTTGCCGGGCAGCCGCACCACCACCCGACGCGGCACGCCGGGTTTGGATCTCCGTGCCGGAATAGCCCGGCAACTAAAGGATTTGGGCGTCTGCGCGATCGACGTGGATCCGCGCTGCACGGTCGATGATCGAACCTTGTTCAGCCATCGCCGGGATACTCCGACCGGACGCCTGGCGTCGCTGGTGTGGATGGAGTCGAGCCGACGATGA
- a CDS encoding YggS family pyridoxal phosphate-dependent enzyme gives MSAEQRSRDADRVGELTTALGAARARLARAAESAGRNVNEIELLPITKFFPVTDIRILHRLGCHAFGESREQEAAAKVAAVREELPDASVRWHMVGSIQRNKARAVVSWAYAAHSVDNVRLVGALDRAATAALASGIRTQPLRVYLQISLDGDIERGGVDISRPDLVDELCAAANAAKGLEFVGLMGIPPLKADPEEAFARLAGELERVQRGYPQRLGLSAGMSNDLEIAVRHGSTCVRVGTALMGQRPLTSPPVVTPVTHSSQTSKFPGSAEGSPR, from the coding sequence ATGAGCGCCGAGCAGCGGTCGCGCGATGCCGATCGGGTCGGCGAATTGACCACTGCGCTGGGGGCGGCGCGGGCGCGGCTGGCACGGGCCGCAGAATCGGCCGGGCGAAATGTCAATGAGATCGAATTACTTCCTATTACAAAGTTCTTCCCCGTCACCGATATTCGCATTTTGCATCGGTTGGGCTGCCACGCATTCGGTGAATCCCGCGAACAGGAAGCAGCCGCGAAAGTCGCTGCGGTACGTGAGGAATTGCCCGACGCGTCGGTTCGCTGGCACATGGTGGGCAGCATTCAGCGAAACAAGGCGCGCGCCGTCGTCAGCTGGGCGTACGCCGCGCACTCTGTCGACAACGTCCGGCTCGTCGGTGCGCTGGACCGCGCGGCGACTGCCGCACTTGCCAGCGGCATTCGGACCCAGCCGTTGCGGGTCTACCTGCAGATCAGCTTGGACGGGGACATCGAGCGCGGCGGTGTCGACATTTCACGGCCCGATCTAGTGGATGAACTCTGTGCGGCGGCCAATGCCGCAAAGGGTCTCGAGTTCGTCGGGTTGATGGGGATACCGCCGCTGAAGGCCGATCCGGAGGAGGCTTTCGCTCGGCTGGCAGGGGAGTTGGAACGGGTGCAGCGGGGCTACCCGCAGCGCCTCGGACTGTCGGCGGGGATGTCGAACGACCTGGAGATCGCTGTGCGACACGGTTCGACGTGTGTGCGTGTCGGTACCGCGCTTATGGGACAACGGCCACTAACGTCACCACCGGTAGTCACACCAGTCACACATTCATCACAGACATCAAAATTCCCAGGGTCAGCAGAAGGGTCGCCGAGATGA
- a CDS encoding cell division protein SepF, giving the protein MSTLHKVKAYFGMAPMDDYDDEYYEDDDRGAARSYARRPREERFEDEGYGYEGREFDEGPAYRAGYPGGGFAEEPRFDSRMRGPREFERPAARLGTLAGSTRGALAMDPRRMAELFEAGSPLSKITTLRPKDYSEARTIGERFRDGTPVIMDLVSMDNADAKRLVDFAAGLAFALRGSFDKVATKVFLLSPADVDVSAEQRRRIAEAGFYAYQ; this is encoded by the coding sequence ATGAGCACACTGCATAAGGTCAAGGCCTACTTCGGCATGGCGCCGATGGATGATTACGACGACGAATACTACGAGGACGACGACCGGGGCGCTGCTCGCAGCTACGCCCGGCGACCCCGTGAAGAGCGCTTCGAGGACGAGGGTTACGGCTACGAGGGCCGGGAGTTCGATGAGGGACCGGCTTACCGCGCGGGTTATCCCGGTGGCGGTTTCGCCGAGGAGCCCCGGTTCGACTCGCGGATGCGCGGACCGCGCGAATTCGAGCGTCCCGCAGCGCGATTGGGCACACTGGCCGGTTCCACCCGCGGGGCCCTGGCGATGGATCCCCGCCGGATGGCCGAGCTGTTCGAAGCGGGCAGCCCGCTGTCGAAGATCACCACGCTGCGGCCGAAGGACTACAGCGAGGCGCGCACGATCGGCGAGCGGTTCCGCGACGGCACCCCGGTGATCATGGACCTGGTTTCGATGGACAACGCCGACGCCAAGCGCCTGGTCGACTTCGCCGCCGGCCTGGCCTTCGCGCTGCGCGGCTCATTCGACAAGGTGGCGACGAAGGTCTTCCTGCTGTCACCGGCCGATGTCGACGTGAGCGCCGAGCAGCGTCGTCGGATCGCCGAAGCCGGGTTCTACGCCTACCAGTAG
- a CDS encoding YggT family protein, producing MSLLFEILFFALFIFWLLLIARVVVEFIRSFSRDWHPRGLTVVILEVILSLTDPPVKLLRRIIPQLTIGAVRLDLSIMVLLLVVFIGMQLALGAAG from the coding sequence TTGTCGCTGCTCTTCGAGATCCTGTTCTTCGCGCTGTTCATCTTCTGGCTGTTGCTCATCGCGCGGGTCGTTGTGGAGTTCATCCGGTCGTTCAGTCGAGACTGGCACCCCAGGGGACTGACCGTAGTGATCCTGGAGGTCATCCTCTCGCTCACCGATCCGCCGGTGAAGCTGCTGCGCCGGATCATCCCGCAGCTCACGATAGGTGCGGTTCGGCTGGATCTGTCGATCATGGTGCTGCTGCTCGTGGTGTTCATCGGCATGCAACTGGCCCTCGGTGCGGCCGGCTGA
- a CDS encoding DivIVA domain-containing protein: MPLTPADVHNVAFSKPPIGKRGYNEDEVDAFLDLVENELTRLIEENADLRQRVAELDAELASAHSGGGGAAQPAKPVPLYEPEPEPAPAPKPVYEAPAAPAAPSVTNEDTAARAARVLSLAQDTADRLTGSAKAESEKMLADARAQADAMVGDARKTAETTVTEARQRADAMLADAQTRSETQLRQAQEKADALQADAERKHSEIMGTINQQRTVLEGRLEQLRTFEREYRTRLKTYLESQLEELGQRGSAAPVDSSANSDASNFGQFNRGNN, encoded by the coding sequence ATGCCGCTCACACCGGCGGACGTCCATAACGTCGCGTTCAGCAAGCCGCCCATCGGCAAACGCGGGTATAACGAGGACGAGGTCGACGCCTTTCTCGATCTGGTTGAGAATGAGCTGACCCGACTTATAGAAGAGAACGCAGATCTGCGGCAGCGGGTCGCCGAGCTCGACGCAGAGTTGGCGTCGGCGCATTCGGGCGGCGGTGGCGCGGCCCAACCGGCCAAGCCGGTTCCGCTCTACGAGCCCGAACCAGAACCGGCCCCGGCGCCGAAGCCGGTCTACGAGGCGCCGGCGGCACCTGCTGCGCCGTCGGTGACCAATGAGGACACCGCGGCGCGTGCTGCCCGTGTGCTCAGCCTGGCCCAGGACACCGCTGACCGGCTCACCGGCTCCGCCAAGGCCGAATCGGAGAAGATGCTGGCTGACGCCCGCGCGCAAGCCGACGCCATGGTCGGCGATGCACGCAAGACGGCCGAGACCACGGTCACCGAGGCACGGCAGCGTGCCGATGCCATGCTGGCCGACGCGCAGACGCGCTCGGAGACCCAGCTGCGTCAGGCTCAGGAGAAGGCCGATGCGTTGCAGGCCGATGCCGAACGCAAGCACTCTGAGATCATGGGGACCATCAACCAACAGCGCACGGTGCTGGAGGGTCGACTGGAACAGCTGCGGACGTTCGAACGTGAATACCGCACCCGTTTGAAGACGTACCTGGAATCACAGCTCGAAGAGCTCGGCCAGCGCGGTTCGGCTGCGCCGGTCGATTCCAGTGCCAACAGCGACGCCAGCAATTTCGGTCAGTTCAACCGGGGCAACAACTGA
- a CDS encoding phosphoribosyltransferase — protein sequence MCAWSSAVRHGAGRVFQDRREAGQVLAQELTSYRGQSGLLVLGLARGGVPIGWEVAAALQAPLDVFLVRKLGVPQWPELAMGALATGGGIVVNEQLVQRLGIGDDQLDAAIERETAELTRREQAYRGSRPAPEVTGRTVILVDDGIATGASMLAAVRAVRAARRLVVAVPVGPSSACRELARETDEVVCASTPSSFSAVGQAFADFHQVTDDEVRRLLATPTVGAG from the coding sequence ATGTGTGCGTGGAGCAGTGCCGTCCGGCACGGTGCCGGGCGGGTGTTCCAGGACCGCCGCGAGGCTGGCCAGGTCCTGGCCCAGGAGCTGACGTCTTACCGCGGCCAGTCTGGCCTGCTGGTGTTGGGCCTGGCTCGTGGCGGCGTACCGATCGGCTGGGAAGTGGCAGCTGCCCTACAGGCCCCGCTGGATGTGTTCCTGGTGCGCAAGCTGGGTGTGCCGCAGTGGCCGGAGTTGGCGATGGGCGCGCTGGCCACCGGTGGCGGAATCGTGGTCAACGAGCAGCTTGTGCAACGGCTCGGCATCGGTGACGACCAACTCGATGCCGCGATCGAGCGGGAGACGGCCGAACTGACCCGGCGCGAGCAGGCGTATCGCGGCAGCCGCCCCGCCCCGGAGGTGACCGGGCGGACCGTGATTCTGGTCGACGACGGCATCGCGACCGGTGCGAGCATGCTCGCCGCGGTACGGGCCGTGCGCGCCGCCCGCCGGCTGGTGGTGGCGGTGCCCGTGGGGCCGTCCTCGGCATGCCGAGAGCTTGCCCGGGAAACCGACGAGGTGGTGTGCGCGAGCACCCCCAGCAGTTTCTCGGCGGTCGGCCAAGCGTTCGCCGACTTTCACCAGGTCACCGACGACGAAGTACGTCGCCTGCTGGCTACACCGACAGTCGGCGCGGGCTAG
- a CDS encoding type 1 glutamine amidotransferase, giving the protein MTSRVLFIRNDPVAPEAMLADAFTECGFDIDTFDVVHPDHLDALAAEVEFPDLTQYDVVVLLGARWSVYDEALRASWVGTLMTLLRNAADTGVGLFGVCFGGQLLAQTFGGSVGSSDSPEIGWYEVSTDDPELIPPGPWFEWHIDRWTVPPDAIEIARNGNASQGFVLGRTLALQFHPELDAALLEEWLADDHDGAAARKCQTTHDELRMQTKELSDDAAQRVRALVRSYLTRVVHATPQP; this is encoded by the coding sequence GTGACATCGAGAGTACTGTTCATCCGCAACGACCCTGTGGCGCCTGAGGCGATGCTGGCCGATGCCTTCACCGAATGTGGTTTCGACATCGACACATTCGACGTGGTGCACCCCGACCACCTCGACGCCCTGGCCGCAGAGGTGGAGTTTCCCGACCTGACCCAGTATGACGTGGTAGTCCTGCTCGGGGCCCGATGGTCGGTGTACGACGAAGCCCTGCGCGCCAGCTGGGTCGGAACGCTGATGACCCTGCTCCGGAACGCCGCCGACACAGGAGTGGGCCTGTTCGGCGTGTGCTTCGGCGGTCAGTTGCTGGCGCAGACCTTCGGCGGGTCGGTCGGCAGCTCCGATTCACCGGAGATCGGCTGGTACGAGGTCAGCACCGACGATCCTGAGCTGATCCCGCCGGGTCCGTGGTTCGAATGGCATATCGACCGCTGGACGGTGCCGCCGGACGCCATCGAGATTGCCCGCAACGGCAACGCGTCCCAGGGCTTCGTGCTGGGCCGGACACTGGCCCTGCAGTTCCATCCCGAACTCGATGCTGCCCTGCTGGAGGAGTGGCTGGCCGACGACCACGACGGCGCAGCCGCCAGGAAGTGCCAAACCACCCACGACGAATTACGCATGCAGACAAAGGAACTCAGCGACGACGCGGCGCAACGCGTCCGTGCTTTGGTACGCAGTTACCTGACACGAGTGGTCCACGCCACGCCACAGCCGTAG
- a CDS encoding DUF2784 domain-containing protein, with translation MTVYSVLVALTVGVHFGFIAYLVLGGFIACRWPRTIGLHAAAVLWGLGSIVLGLPCPLTDLERWSRAQAELPPLPSQGFIAHYITGVLYPAGWESAVQAAVFVVVLASWALFAITRHRKSPAGTQGR, from the coding sequence ATGACGGTGTACTCGGTGCTGGTCGCCCTCACCGTCGGGGTTCACTTCGGCTTTATCGCCTATCTGGTGCTGGGTGGGTTCATCGCCTGTCGGTGGCCGCGCACAATCGGGTTGCACGCGGCGGCCGTGCTGTGGGGCCTTGGCAGCATCGTCCTCGGGTTGCCTTGCCCGCTCACCGATCTCGAACGCTGGTCGCGAGCACAGGCCGAGCTGCCACCACTGCCATCCCAGGGGTTTATCGCGCACTACATCACCGGGGTGCTGTATCCAGCAGGCTGGGAATCGGCCGTCCAAGCGGCGGTGTTCGTGGTTGTCCTGGCGTCGTGGGCGTTGTTTGCGATCACGCGGCATCGAAAGTCACCCGCTGGGACGCAGGGTCGGTGA
- a CDS encoding response regulator, whose translation MHDVLVVDDDFMVAEIHRRFVERVHGFRTVGVARSGTETLSAVTDLAPDLILLDVYLPDMTGLDVLHRLRSDGNRVGVIMITAARELDTVRSALDGGAADYLVKPFEFDQLRAKLLAYAARADVLAADGGADQSMIDALFGGTAATRVALPKGLGAETGGLVLSAVRTAGEVSAAECAELVGISRVSARRYLEHYLSVGTLELRLQYGTGRPERRYRSATHRS comes from the coding sequence ATGCATGACGTACTGGTGGTCGACGACGATTTCATGGTCGCCGAGATCCATCGCCGGTTCGTCGAACGTGTTCACGGGTTCCGCACCGTCGGTGTGGCCCGAAGCGGAACGGAAACCCTGTCCGCGGTGACCGATCTGGCACCCGACTTGATCCTGCTCGATGTGTACCTGCCCGACATGACCGGCCTGGACGTGCTGCATCGATTGCGGTCGGACGGTAACCGCGTCGGGGTCATCATGATCACCGCCGCCCGCGAGCTCGACACCGTGCGCAGCGCACTGGATGGCGGTGCCGCCGACTATCTGGTCAAGCCATTCGAGTTCGATCAGCTCCGGGCCAAGCTACTGGCATACGCGGCGCGCGCCGACGTGCTCGCAGCCGACGGCGGCGCGGACCAGTCGATGATCGATGCGCTATTCGGCGGCACCGCGGCCACCAGGGTCGCTTTGCCGAAAGGATTGGGCGCCGAGACCGGCGGCCTGGTCCTGAGTGCCGTGCGCACTGCAGGCGAGGTCTCGGCCGCCGAATGCGCGGAGCTGGTGGGAATTTCGCGAGTCAGCGCCCGACGTTACCTGGAGCACTATCTGAGCGTCGGGACGCTGGAGCTGCGACTGCAGTATGGCACCGGCCGGCCGGAACGCCGGTACCGGTCGGCGACACATCGCAGCTGA